A window from Gemmatimonadaceae bacterium encodes these proteins:
- a CDS encoding DUF4105 domain-containing protein: MALSAAQAAPLPAQEPGATLEISVLTFGQGDAVFERFGHNALRVRDTSSGLDLAYNWGMFSFEQPNFLGRFLSGDTQYWVEAFPTEWLVQIYAGQDRQTVEQVLELTPAQRAQLAQFVATNARDENKFYRYDYFLDNCSTRLRDAIDVTLGGALKRRFSTIRTEWTFRSEAVRLTAGDGLAQAGIDIALGTPADAAMSAWQAMYVPMRLRDFLRDVTVPGEDGSARPLVRTERVLHEATRAPEAAERRGLSIGAWGPVLGAWMLLLAPLSAVARRRTRVPAAVMAALFYAVSGILGLLLLGMWVGSAHVFWYGNYNLLLFSPLALVAAVLAPRAILRGELDTLARRIITAVVVMAALTLLLAPMVRQALAGPLLLALPAHLGLAIAIWRHTRPLPPAPVAEAVAGARVAA; encoded by the coding sequence TTGGCACTCTCCGCGGCCCAGGCCGCGCCGCTCCCCGCACAGGAGCCCGGCGCCACGCTCGAAATCTCCGTGCTCACCTTCGGGCAGGGCGACGCCGTCTTCGAGCGCTTCGGCCACAACGCGCTCCGCGTGCGCGACACCAGCAGCGGCCTCGACCTCGCCTACAACTGGGGGATGTTCTCGTTCGAGCAGCCGAACTTCCTTGGTCGTTTCCTCTCCGGCGACACACAATACTGGGTCGAGGCCTTTCCGACTGAGTGGTTGGTGCAGATCTACGCAGGGCAGGATCGCCAGACCGTCGAGCAGGTGCTCGAACTCACGCCGGCGCAGCGCGCCCAGCTGGCGCAGTTCGTGGCCACAAACGCGCGCGACGAGAACAAGTTCTACCGCTACGACTACTTCCTCGACAACTGCTCGACGCGCCTGCGTGATGCGATAGATGTCACGCTCGGCGGCGCGCTGAAGCGACGCTTCTCGACCATCCGAACCGAGTGGACGTTTCGCAGCGAGGCGGTGCGCCTCACGGCAGGGGATGGCCTCGCCCAGGCCGGCATCGACATCGCGCTCGGCACGCCAGCCGACGCCGCGATGAGCGCCTGGCAGGCGATGTACGTCCCGATGCGCCTGCGCGACTTCCTTCGCGACGTCACGGTGCCGGGTGAGGACGGCAGCGCGCGGCCCTTGGTGCGCACGGAACGCGTGTTGCACGAGGCGACGCGCGCTCCGGAGGCCGCCGAGCGCCGCGGACTGAGCATCGGCGCCTGGGGGCCAGTGCTCGGCGCCTGGATGCTCCTGCTCGCGCCGCTGTCGGCGGTCGCACGCCGGCGCACGCGCGTGCCCGCCGCGGTGATGGCCGCGCTCTTCTACGCGGTCTCGGGAATCCTTGGGCTGTTGCTGCTCGGCATGTGGGTCGGCTCCGCGCACGTCTTCTGGTACGGGAACTACAACCTCCTGCTGTTCTCGCCGCTGGCATTGGTGGCGGCCGTGCTGGCACCACGCGCAATTCTTCGCGGTGAGCTCGACACGCTGGCGCGTCGGATCATCACTGCGGTCGTCGTCATGGCCGCGCTCACGCTGCTGCTCGCGCCGATGGTCCGGCAGGCGCTGGCCGGTCCGCTCCTGCTCGCGCTGCCCGCGCATCTCGGCCTCGCCATCGCGATTTGGCGCCACACGCGGCCCCTGCCGCCCGCGCCCGTCGCTGAGGCCGTCGCGGGCGCTCGAGTTGCCGCGTGA
- a CDS encoding hydantoinase/oxoprolinase family protein: MSGSWRVGVDVGGTFTDRAALAADGRVEARKVLSTPGDQGEGVVSSLGALDGTAARIVHGTTVVTNLLLERRGARVVLCATEGATDLLRLRRQDRAALYDLARHHPPPLVSDDCVVAVPERQTARGIERALDAAGVESVVAKVLAQDPDIVVIALLHAYADDRHEQQLATALRAARPTLEVVTSAEVLPEIREYERTATASAEGYARPAVMRYLARLSDRLAAAGHPAPSVMTSGGGMQPPESAARHAAALALSGPAGGVVGAAAVLRALGIMTALTIDIGGTSADAGLILDGEPLVEPGGEVAGVPIALPRVLVDTVSAGGGSIAWVDDGGALRAGPQSAGARPGPIAFGQGGIEPTVTDAQLVLGRIAARAMSGGVQLDVDAARAGLAALGSALGRGPEDVAAAVVAIADAEMARALRRVSVERGVDPRDCTLVAFGGGGPLHACALADALSIPSVLVPPFAGVLSAVGLALAPERHEAAASLLDRCDALSAPAIATAVTALEARVQGSERRTLARVRYVGQGHELDVSVLPGDDGAALAQRFSASHRQRYGFELELPVECVALRHWAGEPAREARFVRDTNKPVFDGAASIDHGGPAPDAGVQGPATIALPDATLFVAPGWRAEALDIGGWRLTRSGP, from the coding sequence GTGAGCGGTAGCTGGCGCGTCGGCGTCGACGTCGGTGGCACTTTCACCGATCGCGCGGCGCTGGCGGCTGACGGACGCGTCGAGGCGAGGAAGGTGCTGTCCACGCCGGGCGACCAGGGCGAGGGCGTTGTCTCGTCGCTGGGCGCGCTCGATGGCACCGCCGCTCGCATCGTCCACGGCACGACCGTCGTCACGAATCTCCTGCTCGAACGGCGCGGCGCTCGCGTCGTGCTTTGCGCAACCGAAGGCGCCACGGACCTCCTTCGCCTCCGCCGACAGGACCGCGCCGCCCTGTACGATCTCGCGCGCCACCATCCGCCGCCGCTGGTGTCGGATGACTGCGTCGTCGCCGTACCCGAGCGACAGACGGCGCGCGGCATCGAACGCGCGCTCGACGCAGCGGGCGTGGAATCGGTCGTCGCCAAGGTGCTGGCGCAGGATCCCGACATCGTCGTCATCGCGCTGCTGCACGCCTATGCGGACGATCGGCACGAGCAGCAGCTTGCCACCGCGTTGCGCGCCGCCAGGCCAACGCTCGAGGTCGTCACCAGCGCCGAGGTCCTGCCCGAGATCCGCGAGTACGAACGCACGGCCACCGCAAGCGCGGAGGGCTACGCGCGCCCCGCGGTGATGCGCTATCTGGCACGCCTGAGCGATCGGCTCGCGGCGGCGGGGCATCCTGCACCGTCCGTGATGACGTCGGGAGGCGGGATGCAGCCACCGGAGTCGGCCGCGCGGCACGCGGCGGCGCTGGCCCTCTCGGGACCGGCAGGCGGTGTCGTCGGGGCCGCCGCGGTGCTGCGCGCGTTGGGCATCATGACGGCGCTGACCATCGACATCGGCGGCACCAGCGCTGACGCGGGACTCATCCTCGACGGCGAACCGCTGGTCGAGCCAGGCGGAGAAGTGGCGGGTGTGCCCATCGCGTTGCCACGCGTTCTCGTGGACACGGTCTCGGCGGGCGGCGGCAGCATTGCCTGGGTGGACGACGGCGGAGCCCTTCGCGCCGGCCCGCAGAGTGCCGGCGCACGTCCTGGTCCGATTGCATTCGGACAGGGCGGCATCGAGCCCACGGTCACGGACGCGCAACTCGTGCTCGGCCGTATCGCGGCGCGCGCGATGAGCGGCGGCGTGCAGCTCGACGTCGATGCGGCACGGGCCGGACTCGCCGCGCTCGGATCGGCGCTGGGACGCGGTCCTGAGGACGTCGCCGCCGCCGTCGTGGCCATCGCCGACGCCGAGATGGCCCGCGCGCTGCGCCGCGTCAGCGTCGAGCGTGGCGTGGATCCTCGCGACTGCACCTTGGTCGCCTTCGGTGGTGGTGGCCCGCTGCACGCCTGTGCGCTGGCGGACGCCCTGAGCATTCCCAGCGTCTTGGTGCCGCCCTTCGCAGGCGTCCTGAGCGCGGTGGGCCTGGCGCTTGCTCCCGAACGTCACGAGGCCGCAGCCAGCCTTCTCGACCGTTGCGACGCGCTCTCGGCGCCTGCGATCGCCACGGCCGTCACGGCGCTCGAGGCGAGAGTGCAGGGCAGCGAACGGCGCACGCTGGCACGCGTGCGCTACGTCGGGCAGGGCCACGAACTCGACGTGTCGGTGCTTCCTGGCGATGACGGCGCCGCGCTCGCGCAGCGTTTCTCGGCGTCGCATCGGCAGCGCTACGGCTTCGAGCTCGAGCTCCCGGTCGAATGCGTGGCCCTCAGGCACTGGGCCGGCGAGCCCGCGCGCGAGGCGCGCTTCGTGCGCGATACCAACAAGCCTGTGTTCGATGGTGCTGCGTCGATCGATCACGGCGGGCCGGCGCCGGACGCCGGCGTGCAGGGCCCCGCCACGATCGCGCTGCCCGACGCCACGCTCTTCGTCGCGCCCGGCTGGCGCGCCGAGGCCTTGGACATCGGCGGCTGGCGCCTCACGAGGAGCGGCCCGTGA
- the lepB gene encoding signal peptidase I has protein sequence MTEPSSEREQQTEVPTEELQQAQRLSVGTEASLPVVSPETDGTASLGTVVGDGQPTAVASRPRRSFRWAWEWAKSVQLAIILFLLVRAFLVEAFKIPSGSMEGTLLVGDFLLVNKLVYGAEVPFLRKQLPAVRQPGLGDVVVFQWPEDPEKNFVKRLVGLPLDTVEMRAGILWRNGVEQREPYAVRSPFLRDGAGDEFRWQRDFLVPARSPQGYNPSRNDWGPLVVPPRHYFVLGDNRDNSLDSRYWGFVPDSLVRGSPLFVYYSYEPDSVQSFDWLTRVRWQRLGELIR, from the coding sequence ATGACCGAACCGAGTTCCGAGCGCGAGCAGCAGACAGAGGTGCCGACCGAGGAGCTGCAGCAAGCGCAGCGGCTGTCGGTCGGCACGGAGGCGTCCCTGCCGGTTGTATCGCCTGAGACGGACGGCACCGCCTCGCTCGGCACGGTGGTGGGCGATGGACAGCCGACGGCCGTCGCCTCCCGCCCGCGTCGCTCCTTCCGCTGGGCCTGGGAGTGGGCCAAGTCCGTCCAGCTCGCCATCATCCTCTTCCTGCTCGTGCGCGCCTTCCTCGTGGAGGCGTTCAAGATCCCCTCGGGCTCCATGGAAGGCACGCTGCTCGTCGGCGACTTCCTGCTGGTGAACAAGCTGGTGTATGGCGCCGAGGTGCCGTTCCTCCGCAAGCAGCTGCCGGCGGTGCGCCAACCGGGTCTCGGCGACGTCGTGGTGTTCCAGTGGCCAGAGGATCCCGAGAAGAACTTCGTGAAGCGCCTCGTCGGCCTGCCGCTGGACACGGTCGAGATGCGCGCCGGCATCCTCTGGCGCAACGGCGTCGAGCAGCGCGAGCCGTATGCCGTGCGCTCGCCCTTCCTGCGCGACGGAGCGGGCGATGAGTTCCGCTGGCAGCGCGACTTCCTCGTGCCCGCGCGCAGCCCGCAGGGATACAATCCCAGCCGCAATGATTGGGGACCGCTGGTCGTCCCGCCGCGGCATTACTTCGTGCTTGGCGACAATCGCGACAATTCTCTCGACAGCCGCTACTGGGGCTTCGTGCCCGACTCGTTGGTGCGTGGCAGCCCGCTGTTCGTCTACTACAGCTACGAGCCCGACAGCGTGCAATCCTTCGATTGGTTGACGCGGGTGCGTTGGCAGCGACTGGGAGAGTTGATTCGCTAA
- the rimO gene encoding 30S ribosomal protein S12 methylthiotransferase RimO, translating to MKVVTLGCDKNTVDSERYLAQLLDHGAEPVADAGDAEIIIVNTCGFIDAAKRESIDAIVEAGRLKGKGSAQAVVAVGCMVERHKSELAEALPEVDLFLGASESDLLLPKLRERGLVGDPITQHPGVRVHSGDTPFVRYLKVSEGCDHGCAFCAIPLMRGKHRSFLPDEIVREAQLLELQGAREVNLVAQDLAHYGRDIRDLNVRLPELLERLVAETSIPWFRNMYLYSAGITPKLLEVIAREPRIQPYLDMPIQHASDAVLERMRRPERQRTTREKVARFRESVPGVAIRTTCIVGFPGETADDFQQLIDFLQEIQFERVGVFTYSPQEGTRGAAMHDDVPETVKRERLEAVQELQRHITAERYESRIGQMAPALVEAAGTADTPARARLPWQADDIDGLTWVDTDAPAGSIVEVEVTAVVDDYDFHATYQRTLTGPPAPAAAPSAAKSRSLPLIATSVGSFGR from the coding sequence GTGAAGGTCGTCACCCTCGGTTGCGACAAGAACACCGTCGACTCCGAGCGCTATCTCGCGCAGCTGCTCGACCACGGCGCGGAGCCCGTGGCCGACGCCGGTGACGCCGAGATCATCATCGTCAACACCTGTGGCTTCATTGATGCCGCCAAGCGCGAGAGCATCGACGCCATCGTCGAGGCGGGGCGCTTGAAGGGGAAGGGCAGTGCGCAGGCCGTCGTTGCCGTCGGGTGTATGGTCGAGCGCCACAAGTCAGAGCTCGCCGAGGCACTGCCGGAGGTCGATCTCTTCCTCGGCGCCTCCGAGTCCGACCTGCTGCTGCCCAAGCTGCGCGAGCGCGGGCTCGTGGGCGATCCCATCACGCAGCATCCCGGGGTGCGCGTCCACTCGGGCGACACGCCCTTCGTGCGCTACCTCAAGGTCAGCGAGGGCTGCGACCACGGCTGTGCCTTCTGCGCCATCCCGCTGATGCGCGGCAAGCACCGCTCCTTCCTGCCCGACGAGATCGTGCGCGAGGCGCAGTTGCTCGAGCTGCAGGGTGCACGCGAGGTGAACCTCGTGGCGCAGGACCTCGCGCACTACGGCCGCGACATCCGCGACCTCAACGTGCGCCTGCCGGAGCTGCTCGAACGACTCGTCGCCGAGACGTCGATTCCCTGGTTCCGCAACATGTACCTCTACTCGGCGGGCATCACGCCCAAGCTGCTCGAGGTCATCGCGCGCGAACCGCGCATCCAGCCGTATCTCGACATGCCCATCCAGCACGCGTCAGACGCGGTGTTGGAGCGGATGCGCCGCCCTGAGCGCCAGCGCACGACCCGCGAGAAGGTCGCGCGCTTCCGCGAGTCCGTGCCCGGCGTCGCCATCCGCACGACCTGCATCGTCGGCTTCCCCGGTGAGACGGCGGACGACTTCCAGCAGTTGATCGACTTCCTGCAGGAAATCCAGTTCGAGCGCGTTGGCGTTTTCACGTACTCGCCGCAGGAGGGTACGCGCGGCGCTGCGATGCACGACGATGTGCCGGAGACCGTGAAGCGCGAACGCCTGGAAGCGGTACAGGAACTCCAGCGTCATATCACGGCTGAGCGCTATGAGTCGCGCATCGGGCAGATGGCGCCGGCGCTGGTCGAGGCCGCGGGCACGGCGGACACGCCGGCGCGCGCGCGGCTTCCCTGGCAGGCCGATGACATCGACGGCCTCACCTGGGTCGATACCGACGCTCCCGCCGGAAGCATCGTCGAGGTCGAAGTCACCGCCGTCGTGGACGACTACGACTTCCACGCGACCTACCAGCGCACGCTGACTGGGCCGCCAGCCCCCGCGGCCGCGCCGAGTGCCGCGAAGTCCCGCAGCCTGCCGCTCATCGCCACGTCGGTCGGGAGCTTCGGCCGGTGA
- a CDS encoding YajQ family cyclic di-GMP-binding protein has translation MAKDASFDITTSVDLQEVDNAVNQASKEIAQRYDFKDAKLATVELKRAEGLIKISSDTDMRLRAMWDIVQSKLIKRGVPVANLDAGEPTPGGGDTWHRDVKLKQSLDGETCKKVVAAIKAEKFKKVQASIQGDTVRVTAPSRDELQAVIGFCKSQDFGVALQFGNYR, from the coding sequence ATGGCCAAAGACGCAAGCTTTGACATCACCACATCCGTCGACCTGCAGGAAGTCGACAACGCCGTCAACCAGGCGTCCAAGGAGATCGCGCAGCGCTACGACTTCAAGGACGCCAAGCTGGCGACCGTCGAGCTCAAGCGCGCCGAGGGGCTGATCAAGATCTCCAGCGACACCGACATGCGCCTGCGCGCGATGTGGGACATCGTGCAGTCCAAGCTCATCAAGCGTGGCGTGCCCGTGGCCAACCTCGACGCCGGCGAGCCCACGCCCGGCGGCGGCGACACCTGGCATCGCGACGTGAAGCTCAAGCAGTCGCTCGACGGCGAGACCTGCAAGAAGGTCGTCGCTGCCATCAAGGCCGAGAAGTTCAAGAAGGTGCAGGCCTCCATCCAGGGCGATACCGTGCGCGTCACCGCGCCCAGCCGCGACGAGCTCCAGGCCGTCATCGGCTTCTGCAAGTCGCAGGACTTCGGCGTCGCCCTCCAGTTCGGGAACTATCGGTGA
- a CDS encoding SpoIID/LytB domain-containing protein, producing the protein MSRRRADRDGGVRHGVELGLHGGRRAAVWLAAGALLALSGCIPGPRSDTPRAAGGPGPEIRIALATVPAAEAPSPRAANGGGLVRFRGKSYRGSLQAIPTDTGVLVVNVIALEDYLLGVVPLELGERPTAERAALEAQAIAARSFTVIRLNAARNGRGRSPHFDLVGTTSDQVYGGADAEQPNASAAVRATAGLVLTYGGRVIEAPYHSTCGGETAGAEEVWQTPHPYLRRVSDRIPGSRNRYYCDIAPRFYWERTLSGPDLNQVVARYLGSYTDVPPGGPGDVRDVRIVRRTASGRADVVAFRTARGTFELRGNTARSVLRTTAGELMPSSYFSVSITPSASGGIERALLRGNGFGHGVGMCQWGAIGRARAGQGAAQILRTYFPGTSVAPLRSSQIVL; encoded by the coding sequence GTGAGCCGCCGCCGCGCCGACCGTGATGGCGGCGTACGGCACGGCGTCGAGCTCGGCTTGCACGGCGGTCGACGCGCTGCGGTCTGGCTGGCGGCAGGCGCGCTCCTCGCACTCAGCGGCTGCATTCCGGGCCCGCGCAGCGATACTCCGCGGGCCGCCGGTGGTCCCGGACCCGAGATCCGCATCGCCCTGGCCACGGTGCCGGCTGCCGAGGCGCCGTCGCCCCGCGCTGCAAATGGCGGCGGACTCGTGCGCTTTCGCGGCAAGTCCTATCGCGGCAGCTTGCAGGCCATCCCGACGGACACCGGCGTGCTGGTCGTCAACGTCATCGCGCTCGAGGACTACCTGCTCGGCGTCGTGCCACTCGAACTCGGCGAACGTCCTACCGCCGAGCGCGCGGCACTCGAAGCGCAGGCCATCGCCGCGCGTTCGTTCACCGTGATCCGGCTCAACGCCGCGCGCAACGGACGGGGCCGATCCCCGCACTTCGACCTGGTCGGCACGACGTCGGACCAGGTCTACGGCGGCGCCGACGCCGAGCAGCCGAACGCCAGCGCCGCCGTGCGTGCGACGGCTGGATTGGTGCTGACGTACGGCGGTCGCGTCATCGAGGCGCCCTACCACAGCACCTGCGGTGGCGAGACGGCTGGAGCCGAGGAGGTGTGGCAGACCCCGCATCCGTACCTGCGACGCGTCAGCGATCGCATTCCTGGCTCGCGGAACCGCTACTATTGCGACATCGCCCCGCGCTTCTACTGGGAGCGCACACTGAGCGGCCCCGACCTGAACCAAGTCGTGGCGCGCTACCTCGGCAGCTACACGGATGTGCCGCCAGGCGGGCCCGGCGACGTGCGCGACGTGCGCATCGTGCGCCGCACCGCGAGCGGCCGCGCCGACGTGGTCGCCTTTCGGACGGCGCGGGGCACCTTCGAGCTACGCGGCAACACCGCCCGTTCCGTCCTGCGCACCACTGCTGGCGAGTTGATGCCCAGCTCCTATTTTTCTGTGTCCATCACGCCGTCTGCCTCGGGTGGCATCGAACGTGCACTCCTCCGGGGCAACGGGTTCGGACACGGTGTCGGGATGTGTCAGTGGGGAGCGATCGGACGCGCGCGGGCCGGCCAAGGGGCCGCGCAGATCCTCCGCACCTACTTCCCGGGTACCAGCGTCGCCCCGCTCCGCAGCAGCCAGATCGTCCTGTAG
- a CDS encoding sigma-70 family RNA polymerase sigma factor, translated as MAGAQHKRHSFEEGSLDQYLRDISVYPLISREEEVRLAQRIRKNDQEALDTLVRSNLRFVVSVAKKYQNQGVNLSDLINEGNLGLIRAAHKFDETKGIKFISYAVWWIRQAILQALAEQSRIVRVPLNRAGTLHRIGKRANALLQELGREATHAEIADGMEITEEEVAKTMAISQTHLSLDAPMAPGEDNRLLDYIPDTESASPDEEVFDKALIDSVHEALAGLKERESKILRLYFGLDGSEPMTLEQIGAVLNITRERVRQIKEKALSRLRHVSRARALESYLGE; from the coding sequence ATGGCCGGAGCGCAGCACAAACGGCATTCGTTCGAGGAAGGCTCGCTCGATCAATACCTGCGCGATATCAGCGTCTATCCGCTGATCTCCCGCGAGGAGGAAGTCCGCCTCGCCCAGCGTATCCGCAAGAACGACCAGGAAGCCCTCGACACACTGGTGCGCTCCAACCTGCGTTTCGTCGTCAGCGTCGCCAAGAAATACCAGAACCAGGGCGTGAACCTCTCCGACCTGATCAACGAGGGCAACCTCGGCCTCATCCGCGCGGCCCACAAGTTCGACGAGACGAAGGGCATCAAGTTCATCTCCTACGCGGTGTGGTGGATCCGCCAGGCCATCCTGCAGGCCCTCGCCGAGCAGAGCCGCATCGTGCGCGTGCCGCTCAACCGTGCCGGCACGCTGCACCGCATCGGCAAACGCGCCAACGCGCTGCTGCAGGAGCTGGGCCGCGAGGCCACGCACGCCGAGATCGCCGACGGGATGGAGATCACGGAGGAGGAGGTCGCCAAGACGATGGCGATCTCGCAGACGCACCTCTCGCTCGACGCCCCGATGGCGCCGGGCGAGGACAACCGCCTGCTCGATTACATCCCCGACACCGAGAGCGCATCGCCGGACGAGGAAGTCTTTGACAAAGCGCTGATTGACTCGGTGCACGAGGCCCTCGCGGGCCTAAAGGAGCGCGAGTCCAAGATCCTCCGCCTGTATTTCGGCCTCGATGGCTCGGAGCCCATGACCCTCGAGCAGATCGGTGCCGTCCTCAACATCACCCGCGAACGGGTGCGTCAGATCAAGGAAAAGGCGCTCTCCCGCCTGAGGCACGTGTCGCGGGCTCGGGCGCTGGAGTCCTATTTGGGAGAGTAG
- a CDS encoding aldehyde dehydrogenase family protein — MQTFKNHIAGAWVEPSTGKYQDNSNPADTSDLIGRFPLSGADDVARAVASAREGFERWRRTPAPARGDVLRRVGEIMIARKDELADLMTREMGKPLAETRGDVQEGIDTAFYAATEGRRLFGHTVPSELRDKWAMSYRRPIGVAGIITPFNFPLAIPTWKIFPALVCGNAVVFKPAEDVPHTGHVFVEILLEAGLPPEVIQLVHGDGAVGKAIVEHPDVALVSFTGSTETGSKVGETCGRLHKRLSLEMGGKNAQIVLDDAKLELALDGVLWGAFGTTGQRCTATSRLILQDGIHDKFVEMLKTRAKALVLGDGRKQGTDVGPLIHAESLSKVQRYVEIGLSEGATLALGGQRATGKGLDKGWFFEPTIFTDVKAGSRLEQEEIFGPVLSVIRVKDADEAFRINNGVKYGLSSSLYTQDVNLAFRALSELDNGITYVNAPTIGAEAHMPFGGVKATGNGHREGGWEVYEFYSETKVGYVDFSGVLQRAQIDNY; from the coding sequence ATGCAGACCTTCAAGAACCATATCGCCGGGGCGTGGGTCGAGCCGTCCACCGGCAAGTACCAGGACAATAGCAACCCGGCCGACACGTCAGACCTGATCGGCCGCTTCCCGCTCTCCGGCGCCGATGATGTCGCCCGCGCCGTGGCCTCCGCCCGCGAAGGCTTCGAGCGCTGGCGCCGCACGCCGGCTCCCGCCCGCGGCGACGTGCTACGCCGCGTCGGCGAGATCATGATCGCCCGTAAGGATGAACTCGCGGACCTGATGACCCGCGAGATGGGCAAGCCGCTGGCCGAGACCCGCGGCGACGTGCAGGAAGGCATCGACACGGCCTTCTACGCGGCCACCGAGGGCCGCCGCCTCTTCGGCCACACCGTCCCCAGCGAGCTGCGCGACAAGTGGGCGATGTCCTACCGTCGCCCCATCGGCGTGGCCGGCATCATCACGCCGTTCAACTTCCCGCTCGCCATCCCGACCTGGAAGATCTTCCCCGCGCTGGTCTGCGGGAACGCGGTCGTGTTCAAGCCCGCCGAGGACGTGCCGCACACCGGCCACGTGTTCGTGGAGATCCTGCTCGAGGCCGGCCTGCCACCCGAGGTCATCCAACTCGTGCACGGCGATGGCGCCGTGGGCAAGGCGATCGTCGAGCACCCAGACGTCGCGTTGGTCTCCTTCACCGGTTCGACGGAGACGGGCAGCAAGGTCGGCGAGACCTGCGGCCGCCTGCACAAGCGGCTGTCGCTGGAGATGGGTGGCAAGAATGCGCAGATCGTGCTCGACGACGCCAAGCTCGAGCTCGCGCTCGACGGCGTGCTCTGGGGCGCCTTCGGCACCACGGGCCAGCGCTGCACGGCCACCAGCCGGCTCATCCTGCAGGACGGCATCCACGACAAGTTCGTCGAGATGCTCAAGACGCGCGCCAAGGCCCTCGTGCTCGGCGACGGGCGCAAGCAGGGCACGGATGTGGGTCCGCTGATCCACGCCGAGAGCCTGTCCAAGGTGCAGCGCTACGTGGAGATCGGGCTCTCCGAGGGCGCCACGCTCGCGCTCGGCGGCCAGCGTGCGACCGGCAAGGGGCTCGACAAGGGCTGGTTCTTCGAGCCCACGATCTTTACCGACGTGAAGGCCGGCAGCCGTTTGGAGCAGGAGGAGATCTTCGGTCCGGTGCTCTCGGTGATCCGCGTGAAGGACGCGGATGAAGCGTTCCGCATCAACAACGGCGTCAAGTACGGGCTATCGTCGTCGCTGTACACGCAGGACGTGAACCTCGCGTTCCGCGCGCTGTCGGAGCTCGACAACGGCATCACCTACGTGAACGCCCCGACCATCGGGGCCGAGGCGCACATGCCGTTTGGTGGAGTGAAGGCCACGGGCAACGGGCATCGCGAGGGCGGCTGGGAAGTCTACGAGTTCTACTCGGAGACCAAGGTCGGCTACGTGGACTTCAGCGGCGTGCTCCAGCGGGCGCAGATCGACAACTACTAG
- a CDS encoding Gfo/Idh/MocA family oxidoreductase yields the protein MPPTPSPTNSRQSARFGVLGLGAIAQTAHLPVLSRMRGAAIAAVCDNDAAKARGIAQRFSVRNWCTDIDELLEIEGLEAIIICSPNHLHEVHVLSALRAGKHVLCERPLALSARGVERIIAAAEKANRRVMVANNHRFRHDAQTLDAFLRGGELGKLVAVRAGAYRRRGPQANWRQRRAEAGGGAFFELGLPLLDLAGWLTDFPRVVRVSTALERGRGANAVEDAALVFIECQGGFTVTIDTRWNYVGDEDRWWFEVVGTQGSGRLAPLRISKAMHGQPMDVAPGGAAQRDTATVQSYRAELAHFLAVISGEAKYEPPKDQIRVYKLLEHIYKAGDEAKEIRL from the coding sequence GTGCCGCCCACCCCCTCGCCCACCAACTCCCGCCAGTCCGCGCGCTTCGGCGTGCTCGGACTCGGTGCGATCGCCCAGACCGCCCACCTGCCGGTGCTGAGCCGGATGCGCGGCGCCGCGATCGCGGCGGTCTGCGACAACGACGCGGCCAAGGCGCGCGGCATCGCCCAGCGCTTTTCCGTGCGCAACTGGTGCACGGACATCGACGAGCTGCTGGAGATCGAGGGCCTCGAGGCGATCATCATCTGCTCGCCGAACCACCTGCACGAGGTGCACGTGCTCTCGGCGCTGCGCGCGGGGAAGCACGTGCTCTGCGAGCGTCCGCTGGCACTGAGCGCACGCGGGGTCGAGCGCATCATCGCGGCTGCGGAGAAGGCGAATCGGCGGGTGATGGTGGCCAACAACCATCGTTTCCGGCACGACGCACAGACGCTCGACGCCTTCCTGCGCGGTGGGGAGCTGGGCAAGCTCGTCGCCGTGCGCGCCGGCGCATATCGTCGTCGCGGTCCGCAGGCAAACTGGCGGCAGCGCCGCGCCGAGGCCGGAGGTGGAGCCTTCTTCGAGCTTGGGCTCCCGTTGCTGGACCTGGCCGGTTGGCTCACCGATTTCCCGCGCGTTGTGCGCGTGAGCACCGCGCTCGAGCGCGGGCGCGGCGCGAACGCCGTCGAGGACGCCGCGCTGGTGTTTATCGAGTGTCAGGGCGGATTCACGGTCACCATCGACACGCGCTGGAACTACGTCGGCGATGAAGACCGCTGGTGGTTCGAGGTGGTCGGCACGCAGGGCAGCGGCCGTCTCGCGCCGCTGCGGATCTCCAAGGCGATGCACGGTCAGCCGATGGACGTCGCGCCGGGTGGTGCGGCGCAGCGCGACACGGCCACGGTGCAGTCGTACCGCGCCGAGCTGGCGCACTTCCTCGCCGTGATCAGCGGCGAGGCGAAGTACGAGCCGCCGAAGGACCAGATCCGGGTCTACAAGCTGCTGGAGCACATCTACAAGGCCGGCGACGAGGCGAAAGAGATCCGCCTGTGA